The following is a genomic window from bacterium.
TTAAAGTTACTAAAAGCAACGGCCATAAAATAATATTTTTGCGCCAAACAAATCTGCCCGAAGCCACAGTTTTACCTATCCAAGAAACTAAACCAACTAAAGCCAAAGTAGAGAGTAAAAACTGCTTTGGCAAATTTATAACATCGGAAGAACTAAAAAATATAAGCGGAGTTAAAAATATGGCCGCATAAACAGAAATTTTTGCCATAAAATCAAAAAACATTTCACCTCCGCTTTTTTTGTGCGGATCGGCTTCTATCATCATAAGAGGTGGCATCGGTGGCGGAACTCCCATAGGTCCTATAGATGTCATTGTCTCTCTTTCAGACACAGATACTTGAGCTAATATAGCTTGAGTCTTTTTTTCTTCCAACTCTTTTAAAATATTTTGCGGTATTTCCATTGTTTTTAAATTAAATTATTTGACAATTAACTAATGTTTTTGCTATTAACCACTATATCCGATATATCCGATATATATCGGATACTATCATTTAAGTAATCTTAACACTAAATAACACTAAATAAAAAATACAATATTGTGGATTAAATTTTATTTTATAAAAACACGCGTCAATGGTTTTATGTCGCACAATGGCGCGTAGTTGTGGAGAACCAGTGTTCTTTGGGGAAACTCCAACAAGGCCAGACCTTTAAACTATATAAGTCCTATAAGACCTATAGGACTTATGAAAGATTCTACGGGTTTGTTAAAACTTCAAAACCTTTATAATTATTAGTAACAAATTAATAGAAACTAATATAAAGATTATAAAACATTGATATACGAGCTGATGCGAGAGTTAATAGCCACTTTAAGGCCAGACCTTAGTAAGTCCACCAAAGAAAAGGTCTGGCCTTGGGGAACTAAAATTTAAGGTGTAGGAGTTTTGGCAAATATAGAGTTTCTTAATTGACTTGTTAAATTTCTTATAAGATAATTAGAAAAGTTATGAATTTAAACAAGGACCAAATTTCCACTCTAGCAGATTATTTTTCTGACGTATCAAAAATACTAGTAGGTTCAATTGTGATAGCATATTTTGTGCCTACTGAACCTGCTGTGGTAAATGAATGGACACTGCTTGGAGGCTTAACCACAGCGATAGTTTTTTTATTCATCGGAATAATTTTAAATAAATAAATTATATGATTATAAATCCGCTTCTACTTGCATATCTAATTATAGGCTTATTCGGCACCATAGTTTTTATCTGGGCCATTCGGCATAAATAAAATGAGCTCTAATATATTTAATATATTTGCCCTAGTCGCCTTGCTAATTATGCTTGGTATCGTTTTATTTTACCGCCCTCGTAAATAGCCCCACCATACTGATATACTTAATACTAAGTCCTGCTTTGAATACTAGGCTAGAGCTTGGCCAAAAAACCGCCCGCAAGGGCGGTTTTTTGGTGGCTTAAATTTTCAAGGTCTGACCTTGGGGAATTAAAATTTAAGGCGCTAGAGTTTCTGAAGGTGCGGGCTCTTCAGTAACGGGAGAAATAGGTTCGTATTTATATTCGTATCATTCACATTCATTTATATATTGGCATATTACTAACTATGCTAAAATGTGATTATGCTTTCTGACTCACAACTAAAACCGCTGGCTGAAACATTATCAAATTTAGGGATTGCTTTTTTGATTTCTCTAGTCTTGCCTTCGCTAACTATAGAGAGCTTTAACTTAAACTTATCTTTTGTTGGTCTACTATTTTCCTTTGTTAGTTGGTTTGTTAGCCTATTAATAATTAAGAATATTAAATTATGAACATTATAGAAGGATTACAATATCTATATCTAACTGGCGCTGTATTTCTTTTGATAGTGGCCATTTTAGTTTACAACACGTTAAAAAATAAAAAATGAATAATATAATATTTTATCTCACTATGGTTATAATTCTCTTAGCCTTAGGCATCGTGCTCCATGCCACGTGGGGAAATAAAAAATAGCGGTTTTTTGGTGGCTTAAATTTTCAAAATCTGACTTTTTTGTCACTTGACGCTGGTTGGCCGATTGTTATAATCATAATCAATGCTGGATAAATCCCAATTAAAAACACTGTCCGAATTTCTTGTTAATTTAGCGACCGCATGGCTTATAGCAGTCGTGGTTGTGCCGTCATTAACTATTACAGCTTTTTCCGTTGTGAATTTTTTAGAAATAATTAAAGGATTGGTCTTCGGCTTATCATCGTTGTTTTTTGCCGTATATTTATCAAAAGAAAAATGAGCGACATTTTAACTTATTACAATTTGGCTGGAATTATTACAATGCTTTTGCTTATTGCTATTGCAATTATAATTTCTAAACCAAAAAAATAATTTATGAGTACCTCAATTGCCGGTATAATTAACAGCTCTTGGACTTTTGTTATTCTGATAGGAGTATTTGCCTTTCTGGTGTTTCGTCTCATTAAAAAATCCCGCTAATCCCAAACCTTTGGGAAATTTATTGCCATGATATAATAAAAGCCGGGCCGGTGGCGTAGTGCGAATCCAGACTTGGTATTCTGGACTTCGAGGGTGCAAATCCCTCAACCGGCCCTCCGGGAAAAACTATCTACAATGTGCTTGACATGACTTTGGCATCTGCTACAATAAGGCTAATACCAAGTCTGGATTCTCGTCCTATGCTGAAGTTCCGCCATTAACCGCGTTAGACGCGGTTTTTTGGTTGTTTAAAATCCTTTAATTTAAGGTTTGGCCTTGGGAATTTAAGGTCGGACATTGTTAAGTCCGACAAGGAAAAGGTCCGACCTTGGGATTCATCCTGATTCTTGGAATTTTAAAATTAAGGCGCTGGAGTTTCTGAAGGTACGGGCTCGACCGGAGCTTCTTCCGTTGGTGCAATTTCTTCTGCGGGCACAAGTGGAATTTCCTCGGTGGGTGGAGTTACTGATTCAACGGGAGCAATGGGCTGTGCCGCGTTTGACGCGGGTTCTGTTGTAATTGCAGATGGTTCAACGGGAGCAGAAGGGGTTTCTGATGGTGTTTGATTATTGTTTGGAATTTGCTCGCCCTGCGAAGCCTTGGCGGAGTAGGGTATATTGGAATTTATTTCTTCCGAGCCAACTCGGCGAGCGACCACCATCCAGTCAAACGTGCCACCTTCGTCAAAAGCGTTTATTTCGCGCACCTCAAAACCAAACCTCGTTTTTTGGCTAACATACAATGGGCCATTTAAACGAGATGTTGGTGTAACAATAACTTTAATAACTTGCGTGTCGCTAATTATGCTTGTAAACGATTCATCAAATTTTATTTTGATTCCCGCAGGAGCTACACCTGTTTGTGCGTCAGCCGGCAACATAATCAACGTAGCCGATCCCGAAGCTATAACTTCGTCTCGGCTGGAAGTTACACCAAAAGTTTTAAAGTTAACCTCGGAATCTGTTTCGCTGTTTTTAATAAGCTTGGTTGTTTCGGCCAAAACCGCATTCGCCCATTCCCCCATTGCACTTGCTATAGAAGCCAACGTGCTCTTTGCAACTGTTATGATTTGTTTGAAAATTGAATCATTGGAGTTTGATTGTAAATTGGAAATTGAGAATTGAGAATTATTTGTAATTTGTGCTTTGATATTTGTAATTTCATTCTTAATGTCATCTATCTGTACTTGCTGTGCCTTAACACCTGCAAGTATGAATGTAGATAGTTTGTATATATCTACTCCTTTACCAGATATAGCTAAGACTTCGGAAGGCGCTTCTTCTGCAATCAAACCTAACCTATTGGAACATACAGAAGAAAGGTTTGATTGCCCTGAGCTTGCCGAAGGGCTACATTGTTCATCTGTGTAATTGTATGTAGCTACTTTAATATCTTTAATCTTGTTTAGAATGTTTTGATCGTCTGTACTATCTAAGTACTCTATGTCTTTTTTAGATGTTCTAGTTGAAATGTTAACGAAGCTTGTAGCCGCTATATCCCCTATGACGGCTAGTTTGTAATTTGGAGTTGTACTGCCTATACCAACATTTCCATTGGCGTCAATAGAAATAGAAGGCGTAGTGGTGGGAGCGGCAAATATATCTATGACGTTGGAAATGTTATTCAAACCAGAGATGATAGCCGGGACCAGCTGGGTATAGTCCACGCCCAAGTACCCATTCTCTGGATCCACAATACTTACTGCTTCGGGAAAGACATTCTGGACGTCTTGGGCAATGACACCAAGATTGATGTCCGACTCCCCGATCATATTGTATGAGACGGTACGCAGAGTTCCGAGCTTGGTTAAGGCGCCGGAGATTGGCGTCAGATTTTCCTTGAGCCGTTCGTCTGAAACATCAGTGATAGTACCCGTGTATTCAATGTCCCCAGTTACGTCTAATATCACACTCGCCGACGTCATCCCAATCCCGACGTTGCCGTTTCCTTGAATCCTGACCCTTTCTGACACTGTTCCAGTATCTCCTGTTGTAGAAAATCTTAAGTCGTGGCCTGCACCCCCAACATTGGTCATTTGAATACGTGCTTTTTCTACACTGCTTCCCCAAAATGAGAGATGCGCTCCCTCGCCTTCAGCCCCCGCAGTATTTTCTAGTCTTAGCGCCTCGTACGTTGCCCCACCACCATTTTTAGCAACATGAAGTAACGCCCCTGGTGCCGTCATCCCAATCCCGACGTTGCCGTCGTCTTTGACCGTAAACACAGTTGACCCATTATCTTGAAGTGTTAATAAATCTCCAGTGCCTGCTTGGTTAAGTAAAAAGGCTGGTGTTGTTGTGCTGAAGCTGACGGATAATCCACCACCTGGGGTTGTGGTGCCAATGCCGAAAAAACCACCAGGCAAAATACGGACTCTAGCTGCGCCACCTGTTATGTCGTAAAACTCTAAAGCATTGTCTGCTACTGCTCCGTTTGTACCCACTTGCCAATCTTGAACTGTGCCACTGCCTGTTGGGCTATTGAAATGAATGTTTGCGCTATTACCGTTTCCAGTAGTATTGATTCTAATAACTTGAGTTCCAGAACCTTTAATCACTAATTGGTTTGCAGGGTCTGCAATACCAATCCCCACATTTCCCCCAGTGGAATAAACTCCTGTACCTCCTGTTATAGATAGAAGCGAAGATGGACTACTTGTTCCAATTCCAGTATTCCCATCATTAACAAAGAAATCACTGCCTGATGCGCCTCGTACTTCTAATGTAGACGTGGCAATCAAGCTGGACATAGTTGATGTGGCTTGCACGTAAAGACCTCCTTTAAATAAACCATTACCTGCAACTTCTAATCTTTCTGTGGGTGTGGATGTAGCAATACCGAGTAAAGATCCGTCCCGCAGTATGAGTCCCGTGATGCCATTATCCTGCAGTGTGAATATATCTCCCGCGCCTGCTTGGTTAAGCAAGAATGCTGGTGTGGTGGTGTTGGCATGTATTGAAAGAATTGCACCCGGACTGGTGGAGGCCTGTGAAGTATCATATATAGAAAGACGGCCATTAAGCGATGTCAGCGTAGTGGAGGCAAAGCCATAACCTAAATTAATCTCTCCTCCAAAGATAGAGAGGTCGCCCACGGGAGCACCAGTGTAGCCAGTTCCGCCACCGCTGTAACCAATATATGTATTACCCGCGACTTCGAGCAGAACAGTGGGTGAAGTTCGGCCAATACCGACGTTGCCCAGAGTCAGTATAGAAGCCGAAGAGGAGGTGGCCATAAGCGTGCCGACTTTAGAGATGCCCTCCACTGTCAAACCTCCGAGGTTTGCCATGCCTTGGACAGAGAGCAGAGAGCCGGGCGTGGAGGTACCAATGCCTGTATTGCCAAGCACGACCAGTTTCTGATCAAAAGTTGCATCCCCCACATCAACATAGAGACCACCACCGCTTACTAAAAATCCTCCAGTAGCTACACTTAGTCCTCCTGCAAATGTGCTGGTAGCCGTACCAGAGTTCTTGATGATGGTGGAAACATCTAAGATTGGGGTGGTTAAGATTGTTGAAACATTAAGTTGAGGCGCGGTGGATGTGGAAGCTCCAGTAAGTGTAAACTTGCCTGATGATAATATATCTCCTCCTGTAATTGTTAATCCCGTGGCTGATGATAAACCGCCCGTGGTTAAAACATTAACTCCTCCAGTAAATGTAGACGTAGCAGATTCAGTTACATCTAAAGCTCCAGCGAAGGTGTTGTTGGTGGTTGATGTTGCCGTAATAAAACTTGTTTTTAATTGTCCTTCAATAGTTAACTCTCCAATATTCCCTACTCCATGAACCGAGAGTAATGATCCTGGAGTGGATGTGCCTATGCCAATCTTTTCTTTGAATGTGTTAAATAGAGAACCGCCTGTATATGCGTTTGATCTAACTTCTAATGTAGATGTGGCAATCAAGCTGGACATCGTACTCGTGCCTTGTATGTACAGACTATCTGCACCTAGTGAACCGTTGATATCAAGAAGGTTGCCTGGGCTTGTGGTGGCTATACCCACATTGCCTTCTGTGGTGGCTAGATATGTATTGCCGTAGACGGACAGGTAGCCACTTGGATTGTACATACCAATACCTACTGATCCAGAGTTAGTGACTACGAAGCTGTATGTGCCGACAGAGTTAACTACATCTAAAAGATTCTTTGTTGAATTAGATGAATCGTTGGAAATTGTAAGTGTGCTTGAGGGAGTGGTACTGCCCAGACCGACTCTACCGTTTGAAACAATAAAGTCATTGCCTGTAGTGCCTCTGACTTCTAAAGTGGAAGTGGCTATTAAGCTTGATGTTGTTGTAGTCCCCATAGCATAGAGGCTATCTACTGATGCATCACCATCTATGGCGAGTTTGTTACCGGGAGTAGTGGTGCCAATACCAAGGTTGCCGAATAGCCAGCTTGAGTTAGTGGATGTGGATGTGAAGTAATCGGCGCTGACAAATCCATCAAAGATACCTGCGCCTTTAACAGCTAACATAGCTCCCGGTGTAGAAGTCCCAAGTCCAATAGCTCCACCAAAGTATGAGGCTGTGGTGGAAGTTGAAGTGATGAAAGATGTTTTTAATTGTCCTTCAATTGTTAGCTCGCCAATGTTTCCTACTCCATGAACAGAGAGCAGAGAACCCGGAGTAGATGTGCCGATGCCTAGATCACCATTCACTATTAGCTTTTGGTCTATGTTGACATCCCCCACATCTACATAGAGTCCGCCAGAAGTTATGTTGAGTCCTCCAGTGCCGAGCGATAAACCACCGTCAAATGTGGATGTAGCCGTGCCAGAGTTTTTAAATATTGTAGAAACTTCTAATGTAGGGACGGTGAGAATTGTTGAAACATTTAATTGTGGGATGGTGGAAGTGGCTGCACCTGTAAGTGTGAGCTTGCCACTGGATAGAATATCGCCTCCTGTGATTTCGAGGCCTTGGCTGGAAGCCAAGCCGCCTGCGCTGATGCCGCCATTAGCTGTGGTGGTGGCATTTTTTTTGAATTTAATATTTCCATTGAATACTGAATCACCTTCTACAACTAAGTTGTTTTGAATGTTAACGTTGCCGTGAACCGAGAAAAGATTGCCTGGTGTAGATGTGCCGATGCCGGTGTTGCCGTCGGTAACTACTAGATCGTTGCCTGATGCTCCTCGTATTTCTAAGGTAGATGTGGCTATGAGAGATGAGGTGGTGGTGGTGGCTTGGATGTAGAGACCGCCTTTGAATGAACCATCACCTTTCGTGTCAAACGCGACTCCAGGTGTAGTTGTGCCAATACCAAAGTTACCAAAGATCCAAGAACTGTTTGTACTTGTGGAAGTAAAGTAGTTAGCAGATACAAAACTATCAAAAATACCGGCACCCTCAATGCCTAATGTCCCTCCAGGTGTAGTGGTGCCGATACCAACGTTACCAGCAGTGTAATAGATACTTGAACCTAATGTAGTCCATTGGCTACTAAGAAACGGGGCATCGTCCTGCAAGAAAGCGCCGTTAAGATTGATGTTGCCAGAAACAGAAAGATTACTTGCAAAAGTTGAAGTGGCTGAACCCGAAACTGTTAAGTCTCCTGTTATGGATGTGTTGCCAGTGATACTGGCTCCATTAGCTAATATTGAGATACCTCGGCCAAACTTAGCTTCGTAGCTGGTAACTTCAAAAGGACCTTTGAAGGTGCTGGATGCAGATACTGTCATTTTGTCTGAACCTGAATCACCAAGAGAGATTTCTTTTCCAGCTACAGAGAAGTTGCCACTTATGCCAAGGTCAGACATGGAGGCTCCGCCTGTAACACCGAGTGTGTTTAGTTGAGTTGATCCACTTACTGTTAAGCCGCCTTCTTTTATCTGTGCACGTTGAGAAGCAATAAAGCCTGTAGCATCTAGATCACCTTTTAGAGTGAGTCTGCCTATGAGAGAAGAATTGCCTATAACATCTAGGCCATTGGCTATAGTGGCTTGACCGTTGACGACAAGGTCTTTGGCTAGAGAGACGTAGTCGGAAAATACTGATGGAGCAGAGACAAGAAGAGAGCTTAGAATTTCTGCGCCGCCGCCTAGGGTTACTTTGTTAGAGGTGAGAGAACCGTTTTTGGTAATAAGTTGAAGGTCAAAATTCCCAGATGTTAATCCATCAAGAAAATCAGCGGAGAGGTTAGGAATGGTGGTTTGGGAATCAACAACTATTGGTGCAACTCCTTGTGGCGCAAAACTTCTTAACTGCCCTTGGGTTTCAATATTGCCGCTTACCGAAATATTGCCACCTTTGTCTAAAAGTAAAACTTCATTAGCACCTGTGCCGGGCGCTCTGCCTTGCAGTGTCATGGCATCTTGAACAAATTCTTTAACTGCGCCATAAATGGCGTTGGCGAATTTAAGATTGAAACCGCCAAGAACAAAACCCAAAACTAAAATGCTGACTATGGCCATCTCACCCCACTGCAGAGCGCTTCGGCCATAAGATTTAGCCTTAGAAGTTAGAGGGTAGAAACTAGAGGTTGGAGATTGCAACTTAGGAAAAGAAAATTTAGGTTCACTCTCTTCAAGGTCGGTCCTTAAAAACTTCTCCAAGGACCGACCTTTATCTTCAGAATTTTTTTCTTCTTTTTGAAAATTAGAATTTAAAATTTCTTTTTCTGCATCTGCGTTAATCTGCGTCTGATTCGCGTTAATCCGCGCTTGGTATAAGTGTTCCAGTTCATCTAATTCTTTTTTAACGTCAGTAGCCAAATTATTTTCTAGTTTTTTAATTTCCTCTTTTCTACCCATTTCACCCATCATACCCATTACTCCTACTCCTGCATCGGCTAATTTTACTAAAGGGGTAAAATGGGAAACAATGGGATTAGACTCTATTGTCGGCAAAATAACCTGCTGATGATTTTTTAAATATTCCGCTAAAGCACTTTTTGAAATTCCCCAATTGCGCCCAAATTTCTTTCCAGAAATTCTCCCTTTTCTAACAAGCAAACTCAAATACTCCGCACTATACGGAGTCTCTTTTGCAATTTGGCTTATTAAAATAAAATCATCCATTTGTTTAAAAACAAAAAAATCTGCAACACATAAACGTGTTACAGAGTGCTTTTTCTGGGCATCCGATATCTCTATCGGATATATCCAGCATATCACATATATCGTATATCAATAGGCTGAATGTGGATAAATTATAACAAAAATCCTAAGCACGAAATCCTAAATTATAAACAAACTATAAATATTAATTTCTCAAACCACTTGGAATTTGTGATTTTGGATTTAGATATTGTTTAGTATTTAGGATTTAGAAATTAGAATTTAGTCTATGTGGTGGATAACACCTATTGTTGTTTTGCGTGTTAAATACTAAAATATAGATACATTGATATAAAAAGATTATAAAACATTGATATAGATTGTAGTACGTAGTAGATAGTTTATTAGAAAGAATATATTTAATCTTTCTACTTTCTACTATCTACCTTCTAATAACTAAAGTGAGCTTTGGCCGAAAATATCTAAGCATTAAACAAGCCGCCGCGGTTATAGGTGTTACACCCTTAACACTGCGCAATTGGGATAGAGACGGCAAGCTTAGCCCGTATCGCAACCCTATAAATAACTACCGCTACTATCGCGTAGACCAGATAGAAGCCTTCCTCCGGGCTATGGAAAGCTCACGAGAAAAAGGAACTAGGAAAATAAGATATATGGATATCTAAAAATCCCCCTTCGGGGGATTTTTATTAATTTCTAATATCTAATTTCCAATTTCTAATAAAAACCCAAATGTCTAAAAAAATAATT
Proteins encoded in this region:
- a CDS encoding tail fiber domain-containing protein — its product is MDDFILISQIAKETPYSAEYLSLLVRKGRISGKKFGRNWGISKSALAEYLKNHQQVILPTIESNPIVSHFTPLVKLADAGVGVMGMMGEMGRKEEIKKLENNLATDVKKELDELEHLYQARINANQTQINADAEKEILNSNFQKEEKNSEDKGRSLEKFLRTDLEESEPKFSFPKLQSPTSSFYPLTSKAKSYGRSALQWGEMAIVSILVLGFVLGGFNLKFANAIYGAVKEFVQDAMTLQGRAPGTGANEVLLLDKGGNISVSGNIETQGQLRSFAPQGVAPIVVDSQTTIPNLSADFLDGLTSGNFDLQLITKNGSLTSNKVTLGGGAEILSSLLVSAPSVFSDYVSLAKDLVVNGQATIANGLDVIGNSSLIGRLTLKGDLDATGFIASQRAQIKEGGLTVSGSTQLNTLGVTGGASMSDLGISGNFSVAGKEISLGDSGSDKMTVSASSTFKGPFEVTSYEAKFGRGISILANGASITGNTSITGDLTVSGSATSTFASNLSVSGNINLNGAFLQDDAPFLSSQWTTLGSSIYYTAGNVGIGTTTPGGTLGIEGAGIFDSFVSANYFTSTSTNSSWIFGNFGIGTTTPGVAFDTKGDGSFKGGLYIQATTTTSSLIATSTLEIRGASGNDLVVTDGNTGIGTSTPGNLFSVHGNVNIQNNLVVEGDSVFNGNIKFKKNATTTANGGISAGGLASSQGLEITGGDILSSGKLTLTGAATSTIPQLNVSTILTVPTLEVSTIFKNSGTATSTFDGGLSLGTGGLNITSGGLYVDVGDVNIDQKLIVNGDLGIGTSTPGSLLSVHGVGNIGELTIEGQLKTSFITSTSTTASYFGGAIGLGTSTPGAMLAVKGAGIFDGFVSADYFTSTSTNSSWLFGNLGIGTTTPGNKLAIDGDASVDSLYAMGTTTTSSLIATSTLEVRGTTGNDFIVSNGRVGLGSTTPSSTLTISNDSSNSTKNLLDVVNSVGTYSFVVTNSGSVGIGMYNPSGYLSVYGNTYLATTEGNVGIATTSPGNLLDINGSLGADSLYIQGTSTMSSLIATSTLEVRSNAYTGGSLFNTFKEKIGIGTSTPGSLLSVHGVGNIGELTIEGQLKTSFITATSTTNNTFAGALDVTESATSTFTGGVNVLTTGGLSSATGLTITGGDILSSGKFTLTGASTSTAPQLNVSTILTTPILDVSTIIKNSGTATSTFAGGLSVATGGFLVSGGGLYVDVGDATFDQKLVVLGNTGIGTSTPGSLLSVQGMANLGGLTVEGISKVGTLMATSSSASILTLGNVGIGRTSPTVLLEVAGNTYIGYSGGGTGYTGAPVGDLSIFGGEINLGYGFASTTLTSLNGRLSIYDTSQASTSPGAILSIHANTTTPAFLLNQAGAGDIFTLQDNGITGLILRDGSLLGIATSTPTERLEVAGNGLFKGGLYVQATSTMSSLIATSTLEVRGASGSDFFVNDGNTGIGTSSPSSLLSITGGTGVYSTGGNVGIGIADPANQLVIKGSGTQVIRINTTGNGNSANIHFNSPTGSGTVQDWQVGTNGAVADNALEFYDITGGAARVRILPGGFFGIGTTTPGGGLSVSFSTTTPAFLLNQAGTGDLLTLQDNGSTVFTVKDDGNVGIGMTAPGALLHVAKNGGGATYEALRLENTAGAEGEGAHLSFWGSSVEKARIQMTNVGGAGHDLRFSTTGDTGTVSERVRIQGNGNVGIGMTSASVILDVTGDIEYTGTITDVSDERLKENLTPISGALTKLGTLRTVSYNMIGESDINLGVIAQDVQNVFPEAVSIVDPENGYLGVDYTQLVPAIISGLNNISNVIDIFAAPTTTPSISIDANGNVGIGSTTPNYKLAVIGDIAATSFVNISTRTSKKDIEYLDSTDDQNILNKIKDIKVATYNYTDEQCSPSASSGQSNLSSVCSNRLGLIAEEAPSEVLAISGKGVDIYKLSTFILAGVKAQQVQIDDIKNEITNIKAQITNNSQFSISNLQSNSNDSIFKQIITVAKSTLASIASAMGEWANAVLAETTKLIKNSETDSEVNFKTFGVTSSRDEVIASGSATLIMLPADAQTGVAPAGIKIKFDESFTSIISDTQVIKVIVTPTSRLNGPLYVSQKTRFGFEVREINAFDEGGTFDWMVVARRVGSEEINSNIPYSAKASQGEQIPNNNQTPSETPSAPVEPSAITTEPASNAAQPIAPVESVTPPTEEIPLVPAEEIAPTEEAPVEPVPSETPAP
- a CDS encoding MerR family transcriptional regulator, translated to MSFGRKYLSIKQAAAVIGVTPLTLRNWDRDGKLSPYRNPINNYRYYRVDQIEAFLRAMESSREKGTRKIRYMDI